The Pocillopora verrucosa isolate sample1 chromosome 9, ASM3666991v2, whole genome shotgun sequence genome includes the window TATACTTAAACCTATCTGAATCAAAATAATTGACAAGAGCTCACCTCCAATAAATTTTGTATTCGTCTCTTTGAGTTCTTTTTCTAATGCAGCCAGTTGCTTGTATAGTTCCTCTTTGGCATCATCACCACCCCGTATAGATTTGTAAAAGGCAGATGTGAGCTGCAATGCATAAAATCAAGTAATTGGCTTGGATTTTATCAACCAGGaagtaataaattaatttatgacACAAATGACATGGCATTGAATTGAGGATCAGTTTTTGTTCCAAAACTCTGTAGCTTCCAGGGCTGCCTCTGAATCTGAAGAAACATTCTATAAGGAGTGGGTAAGAATGAATGTGTACCTTATTACACAGAACTTCAACCAGTAATCGTTGCTTGTGTTTTTCAAATGGAtcctttggaaacaaatttgtCTTTCCTGGATACATATCTTCTAGGAAATCTGAAAGATGACAAATGACTTGATTTTCAGTTTAACCCCAATATTTTATGAATTTTCATGTTTGGGTAGCCAGTCATTTAAAAAGGTAGCCAGTTTTTGTGGAAGTCTTTTgcgtggaaaaaaaataaataaataaaggtcTAACAACAGACATGGGTTTTTTTCACCTCATTGCACAGGAATCTGCAACTTAGGATGAAAATGTgacattttgtaaattttgactACAATTTAGACTAATTTGGTTTAAAGCTTTCCTTGCTGGACTGGTTCCATCAAATTTCAATCCGGGGCAGAACCAGTGGGCTTTGGGATTTCAGTAAATCAAACTTGAACCCTTCCTCCTCAGAAGAAATCATTCataaacaggaaaatattttatgatgaCTAATTTCAGAAGGAAACTAGTCGAGTCAAAAAGGAAAGATTGATATTTTGGATCTCAAGCAGATGAGTCCGGTTACCCAAATACTATTGCCTGGAGAAAATTCAGCGATTTGTTCTACGTACAGGTCCGTGTTAGGTCACATGACACCCGAGTTGTTACATCGCCAAGCACTTGCCATGAAAATCAGTACTGTTATCGGAAAAACATATTAACTCCTCTAAATAATGTTCTAAGTAATTATTCTGAAAAGGGAAGTGAAGACAAGTAACAACAATCACACATGGATCGAGAAGTTGCAATAGTTTGACTATAAATATACGGTTTTCAAGTCTGAAATCCAGGCCATGAAAGAATTTTCTTGTTTGGCCCGTACGCAAGATTTCAAAACCTTGTCCCTTACCACAGCATATTGCAGACTCGTAAATAACCTTTCCACCAGGCAGCTCAATCACTGGGACCTTTCCAACGGGGTTCAGCTCGAAAAACCATTCTGGTTTGTCTTTCAAGTTGATGTTCACACACTCGTGCTCAATCCCTTTTGCTGCAAGCACTAGTCGTGTTCTCTACAAACATGGAATAGACAATCGCTGAGTATATTTCGCAGAATGTGTTACAAGTACCCCGAATAGAAAATCAACGAGAAAGAAGGCagatgaaataaatactgaAGCTGGCCTTTCACAACTATGGCTATCAAGTTTAATACAGCACGCACAGAACGTCAAAATGTTTACCTGTGCGTAAGGACAAAATCGCATACTGTAGAGGCGGAGGCCATCTGTTTTTGAGACAGGCTTTTCGGATCCTCTAGAAAAGTGAGTCATTTTAGTCCACAGAACGATAGCTCACAGAGTACGTTTGCTTTCGAATGAGTTTGCACCGTCACTGCACACTCACTGCGCAGTCACTGCAGTCACTGCACAGTCACTGCGCAGTCCCTGCACAGTCATCAGTCACGCATTTTAGAGTCACGCACGCTTGAGATCACGTAATATTTTCATGCACCTGTGCAATAAGGATCTTGTCACGTCACTTATCGTACTTCTCTACTTAGAGTTACATGCGACTGACAAGCAAAGATAAGCAATTAACAAACGATCTTATTCTTCTTTTTATCAACTATTTTGCCCGATAGTGAGTTAATTACTTGACACTCGTACCGTAGTCAAGTTTTTGGAAGTTATACACCATACTGAAACGATCCATGCACAAGATGGGTGAGAGATCCTACAACACTATTGCACGTCCAATTAGCTAATAGCGACTAAAGATCGAGTTTGGATCTCTTAAAGGATTTTTTGCCAACACATTTCCACTCCTCGTGACGGTTACTTACCACTATCGGCCGACTCATACAAGACCTTTCCGCCAGGAAGCTCTATAACTGGGACCTTGCCAAGCggattcattaaaaaaaaaaccagtctgGCCTAGACATGAAGTTATGTTTAAACATTCGTACACGATTCCTTTCGCTGCAAGCATGAGTCGCGCTCTCTGCACACAAATCATTCATCATGCATCAgcggaaaaatacaaaacaaacgaaaagcTGACAAATTTGCAGAAGAGGTCCGCCTGGGAGTCATACCTTAACGTCTTACCAGCTTGTGGGAGGGGGGTTATTTCACCAAGGGGTTTCATGATTAGAAATTATCACGATTATCAAAGATGGGGGAGGGAAAAACCAAGTCTAAAACCTCTTCTCGGCAAAGCCTTTTAGCTCGTGTAACAGAACGTTCATTGATGAGATGACTTGTTCAAAGAAATATCGAAAGGACAGTGAACAGAATTGACGTATACGGAAGTGGCAAGACTGATAAGATGATAGAACCCTCGCTAGTTTCCGCTGCAAGACGTAGGAGGCGCTTGATACATTTTTCATCGTATACTCTACCTTACTAACTTTTTTCCCTCTGTTTTCGGCACATTAGATTTTCAATGTGTGTATCCACACTTATTCCAAGTAATAGTCCTACATTTGGAATTTCTAGTCGTTCCCAGCCTACCATCGTAAAAATGCAAAGGACAGCAGCTTTCATGGCTTACTGACCGTTATGGAATGATTTACATACAATGATACACAGCAACGACTCAACTTCTACGCTGGTGGTAACATCGTTTTCTAAGAGTATATTCTCAACCTTGTTACTGAATATGCGATTGtttctttagtttttatttctctcGTTTCGTACACAGCTATATGATCACTAATAAACACAGAATCCTTTCTACATTGTCGGTATCTCTAGGATCGTGTTTAACATTTGTGTTTCAAGCTTTTCATTCGAGACCAACAAGCTGTGCATCTGGATTTTTCGCTTTGTAGCCTTCATAGAACTTTTTGTGCCATTCTGCCGGAACAGTGCACTCCTTCACAGCAGGCACTTCACTCATGGCCGCACACCAGGCTGAGAGCACTGGGAACCCCTTCAGGAGATCAGTTATTAGATAGAGTCGTTCAATCCATGGCCACATGAGGTAGTCTGCCATGCTGGGACTTGAACCTGTTACAAGAAAGCCGGAATGTATGCATTTTTATTATGTGTGATACTTTTCCCCAACATTCCAATACTCAAATTAACCAAACACCAGATTTCTTCTTATGTTTCTAAGGTCCTACATCTTGCCATGTGTCTAATGtgttttttaatgtaaaaatcTCCAAGCACAATTCAGtggatttttgttttaaaaggaaaagactATAAAAACTGGgataacttttttattattgtacaccacacaagtgaatagtacttttcacatgtgctgattggctagtttgcAAGTGACTGGCAAGAACTTTTCATCCCCAAGcagctgaagagacaaaatcatGTAACAAGAGTTTAGTTTCGGACCAGTTTTCAgaataatgacaaaaataaactaatttttcagtttccatgTGGTATGAATgtgaaacaattatttacccTTGTGTCAGTGAAACTGGCAGATACAGATTGATAAATATTGATCTGTGCGAGTTTAATTGCCTTTGTTGTCAATTttccagaagaaaaattttactctGGAAATATATACCTGCCAAATTAGACTGGATACTTAGcattgttaaatgaaaaaatgtttggacTTCAGTTGAAAATGTAGGGGGATCTTTCAGCCACATTTAGAAATTGTCAGAAGGACTTCTGCAGTAAAGTTCAGAAGTTTTTGGATTTCCAttagaaattcaagaaatataTTCTAATCACACTCTTCTGACATAAGAAAAAGTTGTCAGGTGTAGTTTATTTCATGACCCACCtccaacaaatttttttccattcagttCTTTTTCAAATGCAGTCAGATGTTTATTTAGTTCTGCCACTGTTTCAGGACTTCCGTTACCCAGCATCTCTTTATAATAAGCAGGaatcaactaaaaaaaataatacatatgCCAATCATTCCcaataactaaattaaaaaattctgCCACCTGCCATTTGCCATGTCCAAGTCTTTGCTATGTGATTCAAACTTATTAccatttattatataaaacagcTTTAATAAAGATCAATCATACCTTGCTTCCCAAAACTTCAACCATTATTCTCTGCTTGTGTTTTTCAACTAGATCTTTTGGAAATAGATGTTCCTTCTCTGGATAAAAATCCTCCAAAAATTctaagtaaacaaaattaacaagGAGTTGACAAAGGGTCTGAAGAAAGTTCAGCTTGAGAAAAAGTTAGAACTAAAAAGGGCTTGCTCCTTAAATATTAGGTGAGAATGAAAGGGCTACATTTATGATTATTTGGCCTATTATGTTATCTCTATGAAAAGTTCCAAAAGGTTTTGTGAAGTGAAGCAggagaaactttaaaaaactgttgaaggaatgaatgaatgaaaacttaattaacGTGTCAATGTTTTTAAGCTATAGATTAGCTAATCGGGGACACCGATTAGTTTACCAATGGTTGCCGAGATTGGCCACACAAGTTCACAGTCGGAAATTTTAAACCATGCAGAGTTTCTATGAGAGCTTCAGAGTTTCCTACAATTTTTTGGCAAATCAAATTTGGACCGTTTTTTCGATCGGTTCTGCAATCAT containing:
- the LOC131779894 gene encoding glutathione S-transferase omega-1-like, translating into MTHFSRGSEKPVSKTDGLRLYSMRFCPYAQRTRLVLAAKGIEHECVNINLKDKPEWFFELNPVGKVPVIELPGGKVIYESAICCDFLEDMYPGKTNLFPKDPFEKHKQRLLVEVLCNKLTSAFYKSIRGGDDAKEELYKQLAALEKELKETNTKFIGGSSPSMADYLIWPWLERLYLMTDHFKTDLGKFPVLSAWCVAMSDVPAVKECSYPAEWHKKFLEGYSTGNAEAQLYGIEEKV
- the LOC131779914 gene encoding glutathione S-transferase omega-1 codes for the protein MAHFSKGSDKPALKGGSLRLYSMRFCPFAQRARLVLAAKGIEYECVNVNLMDKPEWFIEMNPAGAVPVIELPDGKVLYESAICCEFLEDFYPEKEHLFPKDLVEKHKQRIMVEVLGSKLIPAYYKEMLGNGSPETVAELNKHLTAFEKELNGKKFVGGSSPSMADYLMWPWIERLYLITDLLKGFPVLSAWCAAMSEVPAVKECTVPAEWHKKFYEGYKAKNPDAQLVGLE